The following proteins are co-located in the Phocoena phocoena chromosome 1, mPhoPho1.1, whole genome shotgun sequence genome:
- the LOC136130504 gene encoding LOW QUALITY PROTEIN: sperm head and tail associated protein-like (The sequence of the model RefSeq protein was modified relative to this genomic sequence to represent the inferred CDS: inserted 1 base in 1 codon), which yields MISPPLTHRPLGTGLIISPPHAHWPMETRPIISPPLSHRVLETGPMTSTLLSSWSSGRSYNYPPLSPTSSPPTGSFYQGHVKHSDACEPKPQLDPPPGKNYCGSPLSSQAGTSCPSSPQEGSYHYSRLPPDASIPAAGSPYCAIHLPPGSTDSPCSPQSQVSRKPCFESIYSWETGGSSYVCITSGTTISGPPCPQEPPLPLSSHCPCSAFFPSPPGNQFMSPLQAPHCRSYKEPPLPIPVCPQAKSPKSSELKQPCAPHRCHSLVTQHTPDRPMSPKASTSPPPPCCPSGLSGPSCMVTFITTCSNSCPKELPQGTTTPTVVPRTLKXVIPTSLPLRLPCDPVLPNSYAQTSPRGPPIGPPCSTHVYSVVSPTCRNPCLLSGPLNQSTGPLQCHNQPVVPCCGTYSTPRGPPQPHRQPVVPPCSMHIYCFIPLRTPFDPPNLPIAPRAWGHLDTMPCGLHVYSVVSRDCRKESPQILYSCPLSSSKNSSCSTNANCSSTVVISECQSSDSQSKSTLQSTSWSQSESTHSPSTNWSQRKSFHLSRSLNGSHSTHQSINQEQSGSPQLFESQGQSESTQHSKSQGPIKSALRNRSRSRSKSPCRGKSRGQSKSPHHNKK from the exons ATGATTTCACCTCCTCTTACTCATAGGCCCCTGGGAACTGGCCTCATAATTTCACCTCCTCATGCTCACTGGCCCATGGAAACTAGACCTATAATTTCCCCACCCCTTTCTCACAGGGTTTTGGAAACTGGGCCCATGACCTCCACTCTGCTCTCTTCCTGGTCCTCAGGGAGGAGTTATAATTATCCTCCTCTTTCCCCAACATCTTCCCCACCCACTGGCAGCTTTTACCAAGGCCATGTTAAGCATTCAGACGCTTGTGAACCTAAACCACAGCTTGACCCCCCTCCTGGGAAAAATTACTGTGGCTCCCCACTTTCTTCTCAGGCAGGCACATCTTGTCCCAGCTCACCTCAGGAGGGCTCTTATCACTATTCCCGTCTTCCCCCAGATGCCAGCATACCTGCCGCTGGGAGCCCTTACTGTGCCATCCACCTACCCCCTGGGAGTACTGACTCTCCTTGCTCGCCCCAGTCCCAGGTTTCCAGGAAGCCTTGCTTTGAGTCCATTTACTCTTGGGAGACTGGTGGGAGCTCTTATGTCTGCATAACCTCAGGCACTACAATTTCTGGTCCACCCTGTCCCCAGGAACCACctcttcctctgtcctcccaTTGTCCTTgttctgccttctttccttcacctCCAGGCAACCAGTTTATGTCTCCACTCCAGGCACCCCACTGCAGAAGCTATAAGGAACCCCCTCTCCCTATCCCAGTTTGCCCCCAAGCTAAGTCTCCCAAATCCTCAGAGTTAAAACAGCCATGTGCTCCTCACAGATGTCACTCCCTGGTCACCCAGCACACTCCTGACCGGCCCATGTCGCCTAAGGCCAGCACCTCTCCTCCACCTCCCTGCTGCCCTTCTGGTCTCTCCGGTCCTTCTTGTATGGTGACATTCATCACAACTTGCTCAAATTCCTGCCCCAAAGAACTTCCCCAAGGGACTACCACACCTACTGTGGTCCCTAGAACCCTCA CAGTTAtccccacttcccttccccttcGCCTTCCTTGTGATCCTGTCTTACCCAATAGTTATGCTCAGACCAGCCCCCGAGGACCCCCCATTGGACCCCCCTGCAGTACCCATGTGTATTCTGTGGTTTCCCCCACCTGCCGCAATCCCTGCCTACTCTCTGGTCCCCTCAATCAATCCACAGGTCCCCTTCAGTGTCATAACCAGCCCGTGGTGCCCTGCTGTGGCACCTATAGCACTCCCAGGGGCCCACCCCAACCTCATCGCCAGCCTGTGGTGCCTCCTTGTTCTATGCATATCTATTGTTTTATCCCTTTGAGAACACCCTTTGACCCCCCAAATTTACCGATTGCCCCCCGAGCCTGGGGCCATCTTGATACTATGCCCTGTGGCCTCCATGTCTACTCTGTGGTTTCTCGAGACTGCCGCAAGGAGTCTCCCCAGATCCTCTACAGCTGTCCTTTGTCTTCATCCAAGAATTCCAGCTGTAGCACTAATGCCAACTGTAGTTCGACTGTTGTTATTAGTGAATGCCAGAGTAGTGACAGCCAGAGCAAGAGCACCCTCCAAAGCACAAGTTGGAGCCAGAGTGAGAGTACCCATAGCCCTAGCACAAATTGGAGTCAAAGAAAGAGTTTCCATCTTAGTAGAAGTCTGAATGGGAGCCATAGTACCCATCAGAGCATAAATCAGGAACAGAGTGGGAGTCCTCAACTTTTTGAAAGTCAGGGCCAGAGCGAAAGTACCCAACATAGCAAAAGTCAGGGCCCGATCAAGAGTGCCCTCCGTAACAGAAGTCGGAGCCGAAGCAAGAGTCCTTGCCGTGGCAAAAGTCGTGGCCAGAGCAAGAGTCCCCACCATAACAAGAAATGA